A DNA window from Loxodonta africana isolate mLoxAfr1 chromosome 7, mLoxAfr1.hap2, whole genome shotgun sequence contains the following coding sequences:
- the C7H11orf91 gene encoding uncharacterized protein C11orf91 homolog has product MPKGRRGSQSPTMSQRPAPPLYFPSLYDRGISSSPLSDFNIWKKLFVPLKAGGTPTGGAAGSRPLPQTPPAPAPPPPPPGLGPPSERPCPPPWPSGLASIPYEPLRFFYSQPPGPEAATSLLAPGPPTPRLASASHPEELCELEIRIKELELLTITGDGFDSQRYKFLKALKDEKLQGLKTRQPGRKSASLS; this is encoded by the exons ATGCCGAAGGGGCGGCGCGGCAGCCAGAGCCCCACGATGAGTCAGCGGCCGGCCCCACCCCTTTACTTCCCGTCCCTCTACGACCGCGGCATCTCTTCGTCTCCGCTCAGCGACTTCAACATCTGGAAGAAGCTCTTCGTGCCTCTGAAGGCAGGCGGGACGCCAACTGGTGGGGCGGCAGGGAGCCGGCCCCTGCCGCAGACGCCCCCGGCCCCGGCGCCACCACCCCCGCCGCCCGGCCTGGGTCCCCCCAGCGAGCGCCCCTGTCCCCCTCCCTGGCCCTCCGGCCTGGCCTCCATCCCCTACGAGCCCCTGCGCTTCTTCTACTCGCAGCCGCCGGGGCCGGAGGCAGCCACCTCGCTCCTGGCGCCCGGACCCCCGACCCCGCGGCTCGCCTCCGCCTCCCACCCGGAGGAGCTGTGTGAGCTGGAGATCCGGATCAAGGAGCTGGAGTTGCTCACCATCACTGGGGACGGCTTCGACTCTCAGCGCT ATAAATTCTTGAAAGCGCTAAAAGATGAAAAGTTACAAGGACTGAAGACCAGGCAGCCTGGAAGGAAGTCGGCCTCTCTGTCCTGA